A stretch of the Dioscorea cayenensis subsp. rotundata cultivar TDr96_F1 chromosome 4, TDr96_F1_v2_PseudoChromosome.rev07_lg8_w22 25.fasta, whole genome shotgun sequence genome encodes the following:
- the LOC120258242 gene encoding casein kinase 1-like protein 2 isoform X1, with the protein MEPRVGNKFRLGRRIGSGSFGEIYLGTNIQTNEEVAIKLENVKTKHPQLLYESKLYRILQGGTGIPNIRWFGVEGDYNVLVMDLLGPSLEDLFNFCSRKLSLKTVLMLADQMINRVEFVHSKSFLHRDIKPDNFLMGLGRRANQVYIIDFGLAKKYRDTSTHQHIPYRENKNLTGTARYASMNTHLGIEQSRRDDLESLGYVLMYFLRGSLPWQGLKAGTKKQKYEKISERKVSTSIEALCRGYPSEFASYFHYCRSLRFDDKPDYAYLKRIFRDLFIREGFQFDYVFDWTILKYQQSQITPPRAVGPAAGTSSGLAPAITNADRPTGAEEGRTSGWSATDPSRRRVSAPAISSGSLPKQKNPVGNESTATKDVMLSSSTFLGRPSGSSRRAAVSSSREVMASSEADMSRSRTTDASPGTFPKVSGTQRTSPGGSAELRRPSSSAGRPASNIRNYESTIKGIESLNFDNDERTHY; encoded by the exons ATGGAGCCTCGTGTGGGGAACAAATTTCGGCTGGGGAGGAGGATCGGGAGTGGCTCCTTTGGGGAGATCTATTTAg GTACCAATATTCAGACGAATGAGGAGGTTGCGATAAAGCTC GAAAATGTTAAAACAAAACATCCACAGTTGCTTTATGAGTCAAAGCTCTACAGAATTCTTCAAGGAGGAa CTGGAATTCCGAATATAAGATGGTTCGGTGTTGAAGGAGACTATAATGTTCTTGTGATGGATTTACTGGGGCCTAGTCTTGAGGATCTTTTCAACTTCTGTAGTAGAAAATTGTCACTGAAGACAGTTTTAATGCTTGCAGACCAGATG ATTAACCGGGTAGAATTTGTTCACTCTAAATCATTTCTTCACCGTGATATTAAACCGGATAATTTTCTAATGGGATTGGGGAGACGGGCCAATCAG gtgtatattattgattttggCCTTGCCAAAAAGTATCGTGATACTTCAACTCATCAGCATATCCCATATAG GGAAAACAAGAACTTGACAGGGACTGCAAGGTATGCAAGCATGAATACTCATCTTGGCATAG aaCAAAGCAGGAGGGATGATTTGGAATCCCTTGGATATGTGCTCATGTACTTTTTAAGAGGAAG TCTTCCATGGCAGGGTCTCAAGGCTGGCACCAAGAAACAGAAGTATGAGAAAATTAGTGAGAGAAAAGTCTCGACATCAATTGAG GCTTTATGTAGGGGTTATCCATCAGAATTTGCATCATACTTCCATTATTGCCGTTCACTTCGTTTTGATGACAAGCCAGATTATGCTTATCTGAAAAGGATATTCCGTGACCTTTTTATCCGTGAAG GTTTTCAATTTGATTATGTGTTTGACTGGACAATTTTGAAGTACCAGCAATCACAGATTACTCCTCCACGAGCGGTG GGTCCTGCTGCTGGCACTAGCTCTGGCTTGGCTCCTGCCATTACTAATGCTGATAGGCCAACAG GTGCTGAAGAAGGGAGAACAAGTGGCTGGTCAGCTACAGATCCTTCCCGGAGGCGAGTTTCAGCACCAGCCATAAGTTCTGGTAGTTTACCAAAACAGAAGAATCCTGTGGGAAATGAATCAACTGCCACTAAAGATGTTATG TTATCCAGTTCAACTTTTTTGGGGCGGCCAAGCGGATCCTCAAGGCGGGCTGCTGTCTCTAGCAGCCGAGAGGTGATGGCGAGCAGTGAGGCAGATATGTCTCGCAGCCGCACAACAGATGCTAGCCCTGGAACTTTTCCTAAAGTTTCAGGTACTCAAAGAACTTCTCCTGGCGGATCTGCAGAGCTGCGACGCCCTTCATCCAGTGCAGGTAGGCCTGCATCTAACATCAGGAACTACGAGTCCACTATCAAAGGCATCGAGAGTCTAAACTTCGACAATGATGAGCGGACTCACTACTAG
- the LOC120258242 gene encoding casein kinase 1-like protein 2 isoform X2 produces MEPRVGNKFRLGRRIGSGSFGEIYLGTNIQTNEEVAIKLENVKTKHPQLLYESKLYRILQGGTGIPNIRWFGVEGDYNVLVMDLLGPSLEDLFNFCSRKLSLKTVLMLADQMINRVEFVHSKSFLHRDIKPDNFLMGLGRRANQVYIIDFGLAKKYRDTSTHQHIPYRENKNLTGTARYASMNTHLGIEQSRRDDLESLGYVLMYFLRGSLPWQGLKAGTKKQKYEKISERKVSTSIEALCRGYPSEFASYFHYCRSLRFDDKPDYAYLKRIFRDLFIREGFQFDYVFDWTILKYQQSQITPPRAVGPAAGTSSGLAPAITNADRPTGAEEGRTSGWSATDPSRRRVSAPAISSGSLPKQKNPVGNESTATKDVMFNFFGAAKRILKAGCCL; encoded by the exons ATGGAGCCTCGTGTGGGGAACAAATTTCGGCTGGGGAGGAGGATCGGGAGTGGCTCCTTTGGGGAGATCTATTTAg GTACCAATATTCAGACGAATGAGGAGGTTGCGATAAAGCTC GAAAATGTTAAAACAAAACATCCACAGTTGCTTTATGAGTCAAAGCTCTACAGAATTCTTCAAGGAGGAa CTGGAATTCCGAATATAAGATGGTTCGGTGTTGAAGGAGACTATAATGTTCTTGTGATGGATTTACTGGGGCCTAGTCTTGAGGATCTTTTCAACTTCTGTAGTAGAAAATTGTCACTGAAGACAGTTTTAATGCTTGCAGACCAGATG ATTAACCGGGTAGAATTTGTTCACTCTAAATCATTTCTTCACCGTGATATTAAACCGGATAATTTTCTAATGGGATTGGGGAGACGGGCCAATCAG gtgtatattattgattttggCCTTGCCAAAAAGTATCGTGATACTTCAACTCATCAGCATATCCCATATAG GGAAAACAAGAACTTGACAGGGACTGCAAGGTATGCAAGCATGAATACTCATCTTGGCATAG aaCAAAGCAGGAGGGATGATTTGGAATCCCTTGGATATGTGCTCATGTACTTTTTAAGAGGAAG TCTTCCATGGCAGGGTCTCAAGGCTGGCACCAAGAAACAGAAGTATGAGAAAATTAGTGAGAGAAAAGTCTCGACATCAATTGAG GCTTTATGTAGGGGTTATCCATCAGAATTTGCATCATACTTCCATTATTGCCGTTCACTTCGTTTTGATGACAAGCCAGATTATGCTTATCTGAAAAGGATATTCCGTGACCTTTTTATCCGTGAAG GTTTTCAATTTGATTATGTGTTTGACTGGACAATTTTGAAGTACCAGCAATCACAGATTACTCCTCCACGAGCGGTG GGTCCTGCTGCTGGCACTAGCTCTGGCTTGGCTCCTGCCATTACTAATGCTGATAGGCCAACAG GTGCTGAAGAAGGGAGAACAAGTGGCTGGTCAGCTACAGATCCTTCCCGGAGGCGAGTTTCAGCACCAGCCATAAGTTCTGGTAGTTTACCAAAACAGAAGAATCCTGTGGGAAATGAATCAACTGCCACTAAAGATGTTATG TTCAACTTTTTTGGGGCGGCCAAGCGGATCCTCAAGGCGGGCTGCTGTCTCTAG
- the LOC120258507 gene encoding probable cytokinin riboside 5'-monophosphate phosphoribohydrolase LOGL1, with protein MEAEAQSKFKRICVFCGSNSGNKSVFRDAALDLGRQLVKRRIDLVYGGGSVGLMGLVSQAVFDGGCHVLGVIPTALMPLEISGETVGEVKTVSDMHERKAEMARQSDAFIALPGGYGTMEELLEMITWSQLGIHNKPVGLLNIDGYYDSLLALFDTGVKEGFITPSARHIVLSSPDANELLTKMEEYTPLHEQVAPRTSWEIAHLGYSTTPTSPL; from the exons ATGGAGGCTGAGGCTCAGAGCAAATTCAAGAGAATCTGTGTCTTCTGTGGTAGTAACTCGGGCAACAAATCTGTTTTCAGAGACGCGGCTCTTGATCTTGGACGCCAACTG GTGAAGAGAAGGATTGATTTGGTTTATGGTGGGGGGAGTGTAGGATTGATGGGTTTGGTCTCACAGGCTGTTTTTGATGGAGGCTGCCATGTTCTTGG CGTTATTCCTACAGCTCTTATGCCTCTTGAG ataTCTGGTGAAACTGTGGGTGAAGTCAAAACAGTGTCAGATATGCATGAGCGAAAAGCTGAAATGGCCCGGCAATCTGATGCTTTTATCGCTCTTCCtg GAGGATATGGAACAATGGAAGAATTGTTGGAGATGATAACTTGGTCACAACTTGGAATTCATAACAAACCA GTCGGCCTCTTAAACATTGATGGATACTATGATTCATTGCTCGCCTTATTTGATACTGGTGTGAAGGAAGGTTTCATTACACCGTCTGCAAGACATATAGTTCTTTCTTCTCCCGATGCAAATGAGCTATTAACGAAAATGGAG GAGTACACACCCTTGCATGAACAAGTTGCTCCTCGCACGAGTTGGGAGATCGCGCACTTAGGTTATTCAACAACACCAACAAGTCCACTCTAA